A single Marinobacter sp. es.042 DNA region contains:
- a CDS encoding flagellar motor protein MotB produces MDELPEEEKPGIPAWVVTFADLMSLLMCFFVLLLSFSEIDAQKFKQIAGELSKAFGVQRDVPALEIPKGTSPIFDKFSPAPPEPTVVNEVKQTTTDEAPELQTLKSPTDMAVEAAMEEQMQETMDDILKVLEPAIADGRINVSEDQRRIVIRVEEKGSFPSGSAQLTWEFEGLLLDMAEVIDDIPGDLTIEGHTDNVPIRTDRFYSNWDLSAARSAAVANVLVARDQVEPTRLSVTGLADTEPRVPNTSAENRAKNRRVEIIIDLSGPMQEQEVRLRELIQSESDDVDSNLGIESDSSTPNEISW; encoded by the coding sequence ATGGACGAGTTGCCAGAAGAGGAAAAACCGGGAATTCCCGCCTGGGTTGTCACCTTCGCCGATCTCATGTCCCTGCTGATGTGCTTCTTTGTTCTGCTGCTGTCCTTTTCCGAGATCGACGCCCAGAAGTTCAAGCAGATTGCCGGTGAACTGTCCAAAGCCTTTGGCGTCCAGCGGGATGTACCGGCCCTGGAGATCCCGAAGGGCACCAGCCCCATTTTCGACAAGTTTTCGCCGGCGCCGCCAGAGCCCACCGTGGTCAACGAAGTCAAACAGACCACTACGGACGAAGCGCCGGAGCTCCAGACCCTGAAGAGCCCCACCGACATGGCCGTTGAAGCCGCCATGGAGGAACAGATGCAGGAAACCATGGACGATATCCTCAAAGTCCTGGAGCCGGCAATCGCCGATGGGCGCATCAATGTGAGCGAGGATCAGCGGCGAATCGTGATTCGGGTTGAGGAAAAAGGTTCTTTCCCTTCGGGCTCGGCTCAGCTGACCTGGGAATTCGAGGGCCTGCTGCTGGATATGGCGGAGGTGATTGACGACATTCCCGGTGACCTGACGATCGAGGGACACACCGACAACGTGCCTATCCGGACCGACCGTTTTTACAGTAACTGGGACCTCTCCGCCGCCCGTTCAGCCGCCGTTGCCAACGTTCTGGTCGCCCGGGACCAGGTGGAACCCACCCGTCTGTCCGTCACCGGTCTGGCGGATACCGAGCCGCGAGTCCCCAACACCTCTGCTGAGAACCGCGCAAAGAACCGGCGCGTGGAAATCATCATTGATCTCTCCGGCCCGATGCAGGAACAGGAAGTGCGCCTCCGGGAGCTGATCCAGTCCGAATCGGATGATGTCGATTCCAACCTCGGGATCGAATCCGACAGCTCGACACCAAACGAAATCAGTTGGTAA
- a CDS encoding ammonium transporter, which produces MDITSAVHTLTESANTLFILVGAIMVLAMHAGFAFLEVGTVRHKNQVNALVKIMTDFGISAVAYFFIGYYIAYGSHFMSGAAELTAANGYDLVKFFFLMTFAAAIPAIVSGGIAERAKFYPMLIASGLIVAFIYPFFEGLIWNGNHGFQGWLENQFGASFHDFAGSVVVHAVGGWIALAAVLVLGARNGRYRNGKVVAFAPSNIPFLALGAWILTVGWFGFNVMSAQTLDGISGLVAVNSLMAMVGGILVSMLLGRKDPGFIHNGPLAGLVAVCAGSDLMHPVGALVTGGVAGAIFVYLFEWAQAKIERLDDVLGVWPLHGVCGVWGAIACGIFGQEALGGLGGVSLMSQIIGSVAGVVVAFVGGLIVYGAINAISGLRLTEEEEFNGADLSIHRIGATAVE; this is translated from the coding sequence GTGGACATCACGAGTGCAGTACACACCCTGACTGAAAGCGCCAACACGCTGTTCATCCTTGTCGGCGCCATTATGGTGCTGGCCATGCATGCCGGCTTTGCCTTCCTGGAAGTGGGCACCGTTCGCCACAAGAACCAGGTCAATGCCCTGGTCAAGATCATGACCGACTTCGGCATCTCCGCCGTGGCCTACTTCTTTATCGGCTATTACATCGCCTACGGCAGCCATTTCATGAGCGGCGCCGCCGAGCTCACCGCTGCCAACGGCTATGATCTGGTGAAGTTTTTCTTCCTGATGACGTTCGCCGCGGCCATTCCCGCCATCGTGTCCGGCGGTATTGCCGAACGCGCCAAGTTCTACCCGATGCTGATTGCCTCAGGCCTGATTGTCGCCTTTATCTATCCCTTCTTTGAGGGGCTGATCTGGAACGGCAACCATGGTTTCCAGGGCTGGTTGGAGAACCAGTTTGGTGCATCCTTCCACGACTTTGCCGGCTCCGTTGTAGTGCACGCGGTGGGCGGCTGGATCGCCCTGGCGGCCGTATTGGTTCTGGGTGCACGAAATGGGCGCTACCGCAACGGCAAGGTGGTGGCCTTTGCCCCCTCCAACATCCCCTTCCTCGCCCTGGGCGCCTGGATTCTGACCGTCGGCTGGTTTGGCTTCAACGTCATGTCGGCCCAGACCCTGGACGGCATCAGCGGCCTGGTGGCCGTGAACAGCCTGATGGCCATGGTCGGCGGCATCCTCGTCTCCATGCTGCTGGGCCGCAAGGACCCGGGCTTTATCCACAACGGCCCGCTAGCGGGACTGGTGGCGGTATGTGCCGGCTCTGACCTGATGCATCCGGTGGGCGCCCTGGTAACTGGCGGCGTAGCAGGCGCCATCTTCGTTTACCTGTTTGAATGGGCGCAGGCCAAGATCGAACGGCTGGACGATGTTCTGGGTGTCTGGCCCCTGCACGGTGTCTGTGGTGTCTGGGGCGCGATTGCCTGCGGCATTTTCGGCCAGGAAGCGCTGGGAGGCCTTGGCGGCGTCAGCCTGATGTCGCAGATCATCGGCTCAGTGGCCGGCGTGGTTGTGGCCTTTGTCGGCGGCCTGATTGTCTATGGCGCAATCAACGCCATCTCCGGCCTGCGCCTGACCGAAGAGGAAGAGTTCAACGGAGCGGATCTGAGCATCCACCGGATTGGGGCGACCGCGGTCGAGTAA
- a CDS encoding lipocalin-like domain-containing protein: MRRWMVIWLLLLLAGCSEPQQESGFAGLAGIADNESGVPFLQPGPGDRLSFPEDYGPHPQHRIEWWYLTANLKTVDGEPLGLQWTQFRQAIKPRPADAEPPDANNWPLEAAWMAHAAVSFDTRHYFAEKLARGDVGHAGARAEPIAVWLDDWQLEAEPGHGSWRLQVAADGWSYDLTLSITGKPVAHGDQGFSAKSADGEGSMYFSLVDLQIDGRVTLGDQTLDVSGKGWFDREWSSQFLKSGQQGWDWFALHLDSGDKLMAFQLREEDGGFRAGTWIPADGEPIALGADQLSLRPLTQGDGYPSAWRLEVPDFGLNLEVAAPAGDYRNNGLYPYWESPVSVSGSHGGVGYMELTGYGE, translated from the coding sequence ATGAGACGCTGGATGGTCATCTGGTTGCTGTTGCTTCTGGCAGGGTGTTCGGAACCACAGCAGGAGTCAGGGTTCGCCGGACTTGCAGGCATCGCGGATAACGAATCCGGTGTGCCCTTTCTACAGCCAGGGCCGGGAGACCGGCTGTCGTTTCCCGAGGATTATGGCCCCCACCCGCAGCACCGGATCGAATGGTGGTACCTGACCGCCAATTTGAAGACGGTCGATGGCGAGCCCCTTGGCCTGCAATGGACCCAGTTCCGCCAGGCAATCAAGCCGAGGCCGGCAGACGCTGAGCCCCCGGACGCAAATAACTGGCCCCTTGAAGCGGCCTGGATGGCCCACGCGGCAGTAAGCTTTGATACCCGGCACTACTTCGCAGAGAAGCTGGCCCGGGGCGACGTTGGCCACGCCGGAGCCCGGGCAGAGCCGATCGCGGTGTGGCTGGACGACTGGCAGCTTGAGGCTGAACCCGGGCATGGTTCATGGCGGCTGCAGGTCGCGGCGGATGGCTGGTCCTACGATTTGACCCTGAGCATCACCGGAAAGCCGGTAGCTCACGGCGATCAGGGTTTCAGCGCCAAATCCGCCGATGGCGAGGGTTCCATGTATTTCAGTCTGGTGGACCTTCAGATCGACGGCAGGGTCACCCTGGGCGATCAGACGTTGGACGTCAGTGGGAAGGGTTGGTTTGACCGGGAGTGGAGCAGCCAGTTTCTGAAATCCGGCCAGCAGGGCTGGGACTGGTTTGCGCTGCACCTGGATTCGGGCGACAAACTGATGGCTTTCCAGCTTAGGGAAGAAGACGGTGGCTTTCGTGCCGGAACCTGGATTCCGGCTGATGGCGAGCCCATCGCTCTTGGCGCCGATCAGCTCAGCCTTAGGCCATTAACCCAGGGCGACGGTTATCCCAGTGCATGGCGTCTGGAAGTGCCAGACTTTGGCCTGAACCTGGAGGTGGCTGCGCCAGCGGGGGATTATCGAAACAACGGGCTCTACCCGTACTGGGAGAGCCCGGTGTCGGTATCCGGCAGCCATGGTGGCGTGGGCTACATGGAACTGACCGGATACGGCGAGTGA
- a CDS encoding FtsX-like permease family protein yields the protein MTLPAALFSHYRRHPLQLLALATMIVLATMLWTGVHHLTSQARASLDQSESAVAERQQVARTDGSPVTVDDFVQLRRAGLCVMPWLEVSEPEGGRVVGVDPLAAGCFQTPGEQESPWGGELDGRPFVDISEAAELAREQGSELSLLVSDDHSKADLPPGYQLVPFSVGPATGELGDSFLLNLDALGVMVLLITALLVRSVYLLGLAQRRDSFALLHRFGVPQGRVNRLLVVEILLLAAVCVLPGIWLGRWLAAGLGSGFGQALEGLFDQPLYAGQGGSWLVPLVTMMAVILVACLADFLRPIFRGLVGGGRRYGGLVLLVLIAGLALTVWVTDLLWLFIAVAMVFVAAGILAPRLIASLADWRSGHDRDLQARWRHRELAVLARRLALPLVALQFAMAMVLAVQALVTTFESTFDRWLAQRLEADYYVEVPESADAALALDWLAEQPGLSASGLWHRVIRGRATLPGGEDEEETRVDVFAIGPVGPLVTGWELFESAPQPWQRLQQGQGVMVNEQLARRQDIAVGQTLTVLFGSQSFKLPVLAIYPDYGRPAGEILIHPSVLPVEFETGFQSLSVSPGNLSIEAVTDGLKGVWQVEALTVRDNRAIGELASAIFDQTFLLTRAMTTLTLILAAIALLMMGWVFFSTRAWYFRLLVVWGLSRRQASAQLVRLSVSLTGAIALLALPLGVWLTWVLVHRINPIAFGWSLPMAVYPGFWLELGVLSMLIGLSIAFLMSRQLKSPTVAPVNANAVVGGER from the coding sequence ATGACTCTTCCGGCCGCCCTGTTCAGCCACTACCGTCGCCATCCTCTCCAGTTGCTGGCCCTGGCCACCATGATTGTGCTTGCCACCATGCTCTGGACAGGCGTCCACCATCTCACCAGCCAGGCCCGGGCCAGTCTCGACCAGAGCGAGTCGGCGGTGGCGGAGCGCCAGCAGGTGGCTCGCACTGATGGTAGCCCCGTGACTGTGGACGACTTCGTGCAGCTGCGTCGAGCCGGGCTTTGTGTCATGCCCTGGCTGGAGGTCTCCGAGCCGGAAGGCGGTCGAGTCGTGGGTGTCGACCCTCTGGCAGCGGGCTGCTTCCAGACCCCCGGAGAGCAGGAGTCGCCCTGGGGTGGGGAGCTGGATGGCCGGCCTTTTGTGGATATTAGTGAAGCGGCGGAACTGGCCCGTGAGCAGGGCAGCGAATTGTCGCTGCTGGTATCCGATGACCACAGCAAGGCCGATCTACCCCCCGGCTATCAGCTGGTGCCGTTCAGCGTTGGCCCGGCTACCGGGGAACTGGGTGACAGTTTCCTGTTGAATCTGGATGCCCTCGGGGTCATGGTTCTCCTCATTACCGCTTTGCTGGTGCGAAGTGTTTACCTGCTCGGCCTGGCCCAACGTCGCGACAGCTTTGCCCTGTTGCATCGGTTTGGCGTTCCCCAGGGCCGGGTGAACCGCTTGCTGGTTGTCGAGATCCTCTTGCTGGCTGCGGTTTGTGTCCTGCCCGGAATCTGGCTTGGCCGCTGGTTGGCGGCTGGTCTGGGCAGCGGCTTCGGGCAGGCGCTTGAGGGGCTCTTCGATCAGCCGTTATACGCAGGCCAGGGCGGGAGCTGGCTGGTGCCGCTTGTCACCATGATGGCCGTGATTCTGGTTGCTTGTCTGGCGGATTTCCTCCGGCCAATTTTCCGGGGGCTTGTGGGAGGCGGCCGCCGATATGGCGGACTGGTGTTGTTGGTGCTGATCGCAGGCCTCGCCTTGACGGTTTGGGTCACCGATCTTCTCTGGCTTTTCATTGCCGTGGCCATGGTATTCGTGGCTGCGGGAATTCTCGCGCCCAGGCTGATTGCCTCGCTTGCAGACTGGCGGTCCGGCCACGACAGGGATCTGCAGGCACGCTGGCGCCATCGGGAGCTTGCCGTGCTGGCTCGTCGCCTGGCCTTGCCATTGGTAGCCCTGCAGTTCGCCATGGCGATGGTCCTGGCAGTGCAGGCACTGGTTACGACTTTTGAAAGCACGTTTGACCGGTGGCTGGCGCAGAGACTGGAAGCGGACTATTACGTTGAAGTCCCGGAATCAGCAGATGCGGCCCTGGCACTCGACTGGCTCGCTGAACAGCCGGGGCTCTCTGCTTCCGGACTGTGGCACCGGGTCATTCGCGGTCGGGCAACCCTGCCGGGCGGCGAGGATGAGGAAGAAACCAGGGTAGACGTCTTTGCCATCGGTCCCGTTGGCCCACTGGTGACCGGTTGGGAGTTGTTTGAATCAGCGCCGCAGCCCTGGCAGCGACTGCAACAGGGCCAGGGCGTGATGGTGAATGAACAGCTGGCGCGCCGGCAGGATATAGCGGTCGGACAGACATTGACGGTCCTTTTCGGAAGCCAGTCCTTCAAACTTCCGGTACTGGCCATTTACCCGGACTACGGCCGTCCAGCTGGCGAGATCCTGATTCATCCGTCGGTTCTTCCAGTGGAGTTCGAAACCGGCTTCCAGAGCCTGTCAGTTTCGCCGGGCAATCTCTCCATTGAGGCAGTGACCGATGGATTAAAAGGGGTATGGCAGGTCGAGGCGTTGACGGTCCGGGACAACCGGGCGATTGGAGAGCTCGCCTCTGCCATTTTCGACCAGACCTTTCTGCTGACTCGGGCCATGACCACCCTGACCTTGATACTGGCGGCTATCGCCCTTCTGATGATGGGCTGGGTCTTTTTCTCGACCCGTGCCTGGTATTTCCGGCTGCTTGTGGTGTGGGGGCTGTCACGAAGGCAGGCGTCGGCTCAATTGGTCCGGTTGTCAGTGTCGTTGACCGGTGCCATTGCCTTGCTGGCCCTGCCACTGGGTGTCTGGCTGACCTGGGTGCTGGTGCATCGGATCAATCCCATTGCGTTTGGCTGGTCCCTGCCCATGGCCGTCTACCCGGGGTTCTGGCTGGAGCTTGGTGTGCTCAGCATGCTGATCGGTCTCAGTATCGCCTTCCTGATGAGCCGGCAGCTGAAATCTCCGACGGTTGCGCCGGTTAACGCCAATGCCGTGGTTGGAGGTGAGCGATGA
- a CDS encoding ABC transporter ATP-binding protein, translating into MVDSLLSARGLNKQFRSGDEPVPVLTDFSLQLGAGESLALTGRSGSGKSTLLNILCGLEKPDSGTVQVLGETFDARSTEAASKADARWGGLRRQQIGVVFQEANLMPALSLLDNVRFRARLAGQSEDDCRDWLERLGIGELADRFPDQVSGGQRQRASLAMVFAMKPALILADEPTGSLDRHTAEAVIGQLFELQARHGCGLILATHDPELATRCSQHLDLRHLPEN; encoded by the coding sequence ATGGTGGATTCTTTGCTATCGGCCCGAGGCCTGAACAAGCAGTTTCGCAGCGGCGATGAGCCGGTGCCGGTGCTTACCGATTTTTCGTTGCAACTCGGTGCGGGTGAATCGCTGGCGCTGACAGGTCGCTCGGGGTCCGGCAAAAGCACCCTGTTGAACATCCTGTGCGGCCTGGAAAAGCCCGATTCGGGCACTGTTCAGGTGCTCGGAGAAACATTTGATGCCCGGTCAACGGAGGCCGCAAGCAAGGCTGACGCGCGCTGGGGCGGTCTTCGCCGACAGCAGATCGGTGTGGTGTTCCAGGAAGCCAATCTGATGCCTGCCCTGTCGCTGCTGGACAATGTGCGTTTTCGGGCCCGGCTTGCGGGTCAATCCGAGGACGATTGCCGGGACTGGCTGGAGCGACTGGGCATTGGCGAGCTTGCCGACCGCTTTCCGGATCAGGTGTCCGGCGGGCAGCGCCAGCGTGCGTCGCTTGCCATGGTCTTTGCCATGAAGCCGGCCCTGATTCTTGCCGATGAACCGACCGGCAGTCTTGACCGGCATACCGCCGAGGCGGTAATCGGGCAGCTTTTCGAGCTGCAGGCCCGTCACGGTTGCGGACTGATCCTCGCCACCCACGATCCCGAACTGGCGACCCGCTGCAGCCAGCACCTGGATCTGCGCCATCTGCCAGAAAACTGA
- a CDS encoding efflux RND transporter permease subunit: protein MRRKTGVIGFFVHHRVAANLVMLVMLLGGALALTRMNIQFFPTFALDVVSVRVVWSGASAEDVEQGITNPLEQRLRSVDGLKKMTSTSAQSVSSITLEFEEGTNPIQALDDVRQQVDEFTNFPAEAEEPQVTRIERYEPVARLLVYGDVDRSELRQMAYRFEDELLQRGIDRVSIRGLPEQQISIDVPVERLETLGLSLEQIAERVAAISRDLPAGMMAQQDATRELRAVEQRRSPQEFENIPVLSGERVQLHLGDVAIIRQEARESQVTLEKDGKPAVELQLQRSENGNSLEAAKVLENWLTDTRPVLPPTVEMEVYDETWQLLDDRISLLVKNGLGGLVLVICLLYLFLPGRVALWVAIGIPTAFLAAMAVLWLIGGSINMISLFALIMALGVIVDDAIVVGEDADAHARMGEESIYASEGAAKRMVWPVLASSLTTVAAFMPLLVVGGVIGNILGDIPLVMICVLVASLLECFIVLPAHLRHAFVPRRKKKSQASEPRKPGPIERFRQGFEQRFDRFREGRFRRFSRYSLQHRGATVASALALAIVTIGLLAGGRLGFNFFPTPEPSVFYANASFVAGTDRGTVDNFLTQMQRTLNETEEALGGDFILHAVTTRGATQGAEGSSRSGDELGSMMIELVPSDRRSVRNPEFITEWRSRLETPAGLDNLTISERQAGPPGRDVNVRLTGENAERLKQAADELGQALSTLPGVLDVEDDMPWGRAQLIYQVSAYGEALGLTTSDLGRQLRAAFDGRIAQIYQDGRDEVEVRVQLPQDQRERLSTLSRITIRVPDGRFVPLTQVMNLDHRQGFQALRHAEGRLAVEVTSGLNTRVSTTDQILTSLEAEALPDIASRYNVRYSFEGRAADQRETLGDMQTGLVIGLALMYVVLAWVFASWSLPLIVMAIIPFALVGALLGHWLMGLQLTILSLFGLFGLSGIVVNNAIILVAFYNQQRKKGLDITDALNEAAVQRVRAVMLTSLTTIGGLLPLLFETSLQAQFLIPMATSIAFGLGLSTLLVLLVVPALLSWLEQFREWRARRHGDMAEPIGAPE from the coding sequence ATGAGGCGGAAAACAGGCGTCATCGGTTTTTTTGTTCACCATCGGGTCGCTGCCAACCTGGTGATGCTCGTCATGCTGCTGGGTGGCGCACTGGCGCTCACCCGCATGAATATCCAGTTTTTCCCGACCTTTGCCCTGGACGTGGTCAGTGTTCGCGTGGTCTGGAGTGGAGCCTCCGCCGAGGACGTCGAGCAGGGCATCACCAACCCCCTTGAACAGCGTCTGCGAAGCGTCGATGGTTTGAAGAAAATGACCTCCACCTCGGCCCAGAGTGTCTCGTCCATCACGCTTGAGTTCGAGGAGGGCACCAACCCGATCCAGGCCCTGGATGACGTGCGCCAGCAGGTGGACGAGTTCACCAACTTTCCGGCCGAGGCGGAGGAGCCCCAGGTCACCCGCATTGAACGTTATGAACCGGTGGCCCGATTGCTGGTTTACGGGGATGTCGATCGCAGTGAGTTGCGGCAGATGGCATACCGGTTTGAAGATGAACTGCTCCAGCGCGGCATTGACCGGGTGTCGATCCGGGGCCTGCCGGAACAGCAGATCAGCATTGATGTACCGGTGGAGCGGCTCGAGACACTGGGGCTTTCACTGGAACAGATTGCCGAACGTGTGGCGGCCATTTCCCGCGACCTGCCCGCTGGCATGATGGCGCAACAGGACGCCACCCGGGAATTGCGCGCGGTTGAGCAGCGACGCAGCCCGCAGGAATTCGAAAACATTCCGGTGCTCAGTGGTGAGCGGGTTCAGCTCCATCTTGGCGATGTGGCCATCATCCGTCAGGAGGCCCGTGAGAGCCAGGTAACGCTGGAAAAGGACGGCAAGCCGGCGGTTGAGCTGCAGTTGCAGCGATCGGAAAACGGCAATTCGCTGGAAGCGGCCAAAGTCCTGGAAAACTGGCTGACGGATACTCGGCCGGTGCTGCCGCCAACGGTGGAAATGGAGGTGTACGACGAGACGTGGCAACTACTGGATGATCGTATTTCCCTGTTGGTGAAAAACGGTCTGGGCGGGCTGGTGCTCGTGATCTGTCTGTTGTACCTGTTTCTGCCCGGTCGGGTGGCCCTGTGGGTGGCCATCGGTATTCCAACAGCGTTTCTGGCGGCCATGGCGGTGCTCTGGCTGATCGGTGGCTCCATCAACATGATTTCCCTGTTTGCCCTGATCATGGCTCTGGGGGTAATCGTCGACGATGCCATTGTGGTTGGCGAGGATGCCGATGCCCATGCCCGGATGGGAGAGGAGTCCATTTATGCCTCGGAAGGTGCGGCCAAGCGCATGGTCTGGCCGGTGTTGGCCTCTTCATTGACCACCGTTGCGGCCTTCATGCCCCTGTTGGTGGTGGGCGGTGTCATTGGCAATATCCTGGGCGACATACCACTGGTGATGATCTGTGTTCTGGTTGCCTCGCTGCTTGAGTGTTTTATCGTGTTGCCCGCGCACCTGCGCCACGCCTTTGTGCCACGGCGTAAGAAAAAATCTCAGGCGTCGGAGCCGAGAAAGCCGGGCCCGATTGAACGTTTCCGGCAGGGCTTCGAACAGCGGTTCGACCGGTTCCGGGAAGGCCGGTTCCGGCGCTTCTCCCGCTACAGTCTTCAGCATCGAGGCGCCACGGTCGCCAGTGCCCTGGCCCTGGCCATCGTGACGATCGGCCTTCTGGCCGGCGGCCGCCTGGGTTTCAACTTTTTCCCGACCCCGGAGCCGTCGGTGTTCTATGCCAACGCCAGCTTTGTGGCCGGTACTGATCGCGGCACCGTGGATAATTTCCTGACCCAGATGCAGCGAACGCTCAATGAGACGGAAGAAGCCCTGGGTGGCGATTTCATCCTTCACGCCGTGACGACACGGGGTGCAACCCAGGGCGCCGAGGGCAGCTCCCGAAGTGGTGACGAGCTGGGCTCAATGATGATCGAACTGGTGCCTTCCGACCGCCGTTCGGTGCGCAACCCGGAATTCATCACCGAGTGGCGCAGCCGGCTGGAGACCCCCGCCGGGCTGGACAACCTGACGATTTCCGAGCGCCAGGCCGGACCTCCTGGCCGCGACGTCAACGTGAGGCTGACCGGTGAGAACGCTGAACGGCTCAAGCAGGCCGCCGACGAACTGGGGCAGGCGCTGTCGACGCTGCCTGGCGTGCTTGATGTGGAAGATGACATGCCCTGGGGGCGGGCGCAGCTGATTTACCAGGTCAGTGCCTATGGTGAGGCGTTGGGGCTGACCACGTCGGATCTGGGTCGCCAGCTCCGGGCGGCCTTTGATGGCCGTATTGCCCAGATCTACCAGGATGGCCGGGATGAAGTGGAAGTTCGTGTACAGCTGCCACAGGATCAGCGCGAGCGGCTTTCGACCCTGTCACGCATCACCATCCGGGTTCCGGACGGTCGTTTTGTGCCATTGACCCAGGTTATGAACCTGGATCACCGGCAGGGTTTCCAGGCCCTGCGACACGCTGAAGGACGACTGGCCGTTGAGGTGACGTCCGGGCTGAATACCCGGGTCAGCACCACTGACCAGATCCTCACCAGCCTCGAGGCCGAGGCCCTCCCCGACATCGCCAGTCGTTATAACGTGCGATACAGCTTTGAGGGCCGGGCGGCCGACCAGCGGGAAACCCTGGGTGATATGCAAACCGGCCTGGTTATCGGGCTGGCGCTCATGTACGTGGTGCTGGCCTGGGTGTTTGCGTCCTGGAGCCTGCCGCTGATTGTCATGGCCATCATTCCCTTTGCCCTGGTGGGCGCACTGCTGGGCCACTGGCTGATGGGGCTGCAGCTGACCATTCTCTCTCTGTTTGGCCTGTTCGGTCTGTCCGGGATTGTGGTCAATAACGCGATCATTCTCGTAGCCTTCTATAACCAGCAGCGGAAAAAAGGGCTCGACATCACCGATGCGCTCAACGAAGCGGCGGTACAGCGGGTTCGGGCAGTGATGCTGACATCGCTGACAACGATCGGTGGTCTTCTGCCCCTGTTGTTCGAGACGTCCCTGCAGGCCCAGTTCCTGATTCCCATGGCCACGTCCATCGCGTTTGGTCTGGGGCTTTCGACCCTGCTGGTGTTGCTGGTGGTTCCTGCCTTGCTTTCTTGGCTGGAGCAATTCCGGGAATGGCGCGCACGGCGGCATGGCGACATGGCAGAGCCGATCGGGGCGCCCGAGTGA
- a CDS encoding efflux RND transporter periplasmic adaptor subunit, translating into MSKRLIPVLILAVGIAGFMILKMTRPEPAEVSATERSWRVQVQQIEPGTHTPVLPLYGEVLAPEQLTVTATLAGRIGARPVTEGQRVGEGDLLVALDEADIQPALAQAEAQVNDLKAQIRSEQVRYRNDQTALASEQAILENARRQLERTRSLVSRNLASREALEAATDAAARAELTVNTRQRAIEEHPARLQSLEAKLAQAEANLLSTRRDAERARMVAPFDGIVTDIRVAEGDQVSRNEPLLSLYPVDGLELRARVPEMFRGELLDALARGETLTATSEGGQHRFRLTRFAGTSDASGTEAILELEGEAGGIRPGGLLPVTLERAARSNTVSIPFSALYGADSVYLMSSDGRMERARIERIGEARGSNGERRLLVSGEALVPGAQLITTHLPNALTGLKVDVADSGVSAQ; encoded by the coding sequence ATGTCCAAACGACTCATTCCCGTATTGATTCTCGCCGTCGGTATCGCCGGTTTCATGATTCTCAAGATGACACGCCCGGAGCCTGCAGAGGTCAGTGCCACCGAGCGGAGTTGGCGTGTCCAGGTTCAGCAGATTGAGCCGGGCACACACACGCCGGTTTTGCCCCTGTACGGAGAGGTTCTTGCGCCTGAGCAACTGACGGTAACCGCCACCCTGGCAGGCCGTATCGGTGCCAGGCCTGTGACGGAGGGGCAGCGTGTCGGTGAGGGAGACCTTCTGGTGGCTCTGGATGAGGCCGATATCCAACCCGCCCTGGCTCAGGCCGAGGCTCAGGTAAACGATCTGAAAGCCCAGATCCGATCGGAGCAGGTGCGCTACCGGAACGACCAGACAGCGCTGGCCAGCGAGCAGGCGATTCTCGAGAACGCCCGCCGCCAACTGGAGCGCACCCGATCGCTGGTGAGCCGGAACCTGGCCTCCCGCGAAGCGCTGGAAGCGGCTACCGATGCTGCCGCACGAGCCGAGCTTACGGTGAATACCCGGCAGCGCGCAATTGAAGAGCACCCGGCTCGGCTGCAGAGCCTCGAGGCAAAATTGGCCCAGGCCGAGGCAAACCTGCTCAGCACGCGGCGGGATGCTGAGCGAGCCCGAATGGTTGCGCCTTTCGACGGCATAGTGACCGATATCCGGGTTGCCGAGGGAGATCAGGTAAGCCGAAACGAACCGCTGCTTTCGCTCTATCCCGTGGATGGTCTTGAACTCAGGGCCCGGGTCCCGGAGATGTTCCGTGGCGAGCTGCTGGATGCGCTGGCCCGCGGGGAAACCCTGACGGCCACCAGCGAGGGGGGGCAGCACCGGTTCCGGCTCACCCGCTTCGCCGGCACCAGCGATGCGTCCGGTACTGAAGCCATTCTTGAACTTGAGGGCGAGGCCGGGGGAATACGGCCGGGGGGGTTGTTGCCCGTGACCCTGGAGCGGGCCGCCCGCAGCAATACCGTGTCGATTCCGTTCAGCGCCCTCTATGGTGCCGACAGCGTCTATCTGATGTCCTCAGATGGCCGGATGGAGCGCGCCCGGATCGAGCGCATTGGCGAAGCCCGGGGCAGCAATGGTGAGCGTCGCCTTCTGGTGTCTGGCGAAGCCCTGGTGCCTGGCGCGCAACTGATTACCACCCACCTGCCCAATGCACTGACCGGCCTCAAGGTGGATGTCGCGGATTCCGGAGTTTCGGCGCAATGA